The Rattus norvegicus strain BN/NHsdMcwi chromosome 2, GRCr8, whole genome shotgun sequence nucleotide sequence ATCCTCAAGGTCTGTCACTGGCCGGTGTCATAGTGAGAATGCCACGGAAGGCCTCCCAGAGAACCCCCCTGTTTTATCAACTTTGCTGAACATGCAAAACCACCTAAGACTGGAGTCAGGAGGATCCCCAGAGTAGGGCCTTCTGGGATTCAAGAGAGCAGTAAGTGCCAGGTGGTCCCCTTGGGGTAGTGATAGGGGATTCTGCCTGCAGGACTGCAGTTTACCATCATGGTGGTCAACAAGGCAAGGTCATTCTCCCTGGTGCTATGGTATGATCTCCCTGGTGAGATCGATGCCCTTGTGATGGCTGAGGAGATCCCCTGTACTCAGGTTTCCATGTGTTTATCCATACGGCTGGTCAACAACAATACAAGTTTATGAGTTAGTGCCTAGGAATGTTCATGGTTTCATCTCTGGGTTCTCAGAGGAACATGTGCGAGAAACTGAGAGACCCTCTAACCTTTAACTACCAAAGGGTATCCCTGTTTTCCACAGCCTAGTCCCCACCTTCAAGCTCTTGTTCTGAGAATACACCTAAGATTCTCTTcaataaaatgcaaagagaaaggcATTGTACTGTTGGCAATCAACCAATCTCTTCTCTAATGATGAGCCAACAATGTGAATGGACTAATGATTGATCAGGAAAAAATAGATGAcctaggggaaggggagagatggGGGCCCCACAACAGGCAGTCCTTGAGAAGGGACTCTGTGGGGATGGGGCTGCCTGCTGGGTGTGCCCCTTTTCTATTCTCTGGCTTCCTCAGATAAGACCAGCAGTTAGGGTACACTCTCCTCCCAGTCTGCCGTTCTTGCAGACACAGTTCCACGCTTTGGAAGCATGTCTGTCCAGGAGAACACTCTACCCCAGCAGCTCTGGCCGTGGATCTTTAGGTCCCAAAAAGACTTGGCAAAGTCTGCCTTAAGTGGGGCTCCCGGAggtaagaagaggaagggaagccaCTGAAGAGAGAGGAGAATTAGGGTAGAATCAGCGTTGAGAGATGGAGGCCTTGTGGGGTAGGATGCCCAATATAGCCTCACCTCGGCTAAATACAGACCTGATCTGAGCCTTTGATCCAGGCTCTGCAGACAGGCCAAAGGGGATCCAGCAGCATGGGCGCCACGGGGCACTCCCGTGGTTCCTGGACTCTGGCCCCCAGTGTACAAGGCTTCCGTTGGCAAGAGAGATGCTAGCTGGTTATACTTTAACCAGGACTCATCTCATCTGAGCCAGGCCCCATCCCACTGACAAAGGCGCAGTATAAAGCAGACCCACAGACACAGCAGGTAAGCAACGTAGCAGCATGGAAGGTGCTTCTAAACCGGGTGCTCTACTGAGCAGGGCTGGGTCAAGCTACGGATCCGCCAGGGCTGGGTCAAGCTACGGATCCGCCGGATGGATCAGCGCAGCCTTGAATGGGTGGAGggaaggtggaggggaggggagtggagaagCCAGAGAATTGCCTGGAGCTGGAAGAAGTAAACAAGAAAATGAGGGAAAGTAACTGAGTGTTTGCAGGCCTAGATAATGAGGTGCAGGCTTGAAGGAGGCCTCTGGGAGGGCTGAAGCTGAGTGGTCTGCAGCGGTGTGACGTTGGGGAAGGTCTCTGTAGCTTGGGGATAGACCTGGATTTGAATCATCTCACTTGGctgatgcattttttttttcttagacaatgtatttttttttcccccttggtcTTTTTCTTACTTGTAAAGTGGGGATAGAGCAGGACCCTGGAGACTAAACAAAGTAGCGGGTGTGTGATAGTCAAATGGGAGGAAGACCTCGCACCATCTGGAGATCTGAATAGACACAGGGTGCACTGGCAGGAAGCACATGGGGGACAGGCAGGTGTCTGTGCAAGAGCCTGAGTTTCCATCTACGGCAGGGCCAGCGGGATACCTTCGACGTGCGAGTGTGGCTCAACTGACCCAGGAGCTGGGCACTGCCTTCTTCCAGCAGCAGCAACTGCCCGCAGCTATGGCGGACACCTTCCTGGAACACCTCTGCCTTCTGGATATCGACTCACAGCCTGTGGCTGCTCGTAGCACCAGCATCATTGCCACCATTGGTAAGACCACCCAAGCCCTAGAAGCCACACAGGGCCACCCACATGGCTCAGGTGTCTCCTTACTTTGCTATCCTTGTTGTggtcattcattcaacaaatatttgtgaGATTTGTGCAGGGGTAGGgggtgggtttgtttttgtttttgtttttgtttttttgagatcgGGTCTTTTTATGTTGTAGCTCTGACTGATGGATAGGCAGGTCTCAAATTTAGAAATCTccctacctttgcctcctgagagTTGGACTGGGACCACCTTGCTCCACATGAGgctgggtttttgagacagggtctcaggtagccttGGATATTTCTAGCTTATTTCATAGACCCTATTATATCGTCTTAGCCTGGTGAAAGCATAGGTATGTGATACCACACCCAACTTAACAAATGCTTGTTGAGTACCTGGAAAACAAGGTTTGGAATTGGGGGgtagactctatctcaaaaacaaataagaacGAGGAAAGGTGTCATCTGCACACAGATGGCCTTCCAAGGATAAGGACGGCTGGGATCACAGAGAAGTAAAGGTATATATAATGAACTGAGgaccagacagacacacacctaatacacacatgtcacacaacatacacacacaccacacacatacacatgcaccacacacatacacacacacaccacacatatactacatacccacacacacaccactcacatatcacacacatgtaccacacatacacacatcttgcacacacacacacaccacacacatatcactcacacatcacatacatataccacatatacacacagcacacacatacaccgtATATGCaccatatcacatacacacacaccattcacacgtcacacacacacatgcactatacacacacaccacacataacactactcacacatgacacacatatactacacatacacaaatcactcacacataccattcatacacatacatcatacacacataccacacaccactcacatatacaccacacacacaaacatgtacaggccacacacacacacacacacacacacacacacacacacacaccagtcctcACACATTATGGCTCAGCATGCTCAGCAGATAAAGTCTTGTCATGGAGCtgggtgacctgagttcaatccctgaaaccACATGGAGGATTCggccacacacaccaaaaacaaaaacagaactcaGTCCAGCCAGGCTATGAGGCCCTGTTTCAAGGAGAGAGGGTGGGCAGTAGCTCTGTTGTTAGAACACTTGCCTcctgcatgaagccctgggctccGTCCCTAGCGCTACATAAATTGGCTGTCGTAGAGTACACCCTTAACCCAGCACAGGGGAGGACAGGAGAACCAAGCCCAAGGTTATCCCCAGAAGCAGAGCAAacccaaggctagcctgggttatggGAGTCCTTGTCTCAGAAGGAAGGACTGTTATTCCTAAAGAATGGGAGATAAGGATGGGTGTAGCTCAGTACTATAGCATTTATTTGCCTCGCATGTAGAAGGCCCTGGCCTCCATCtccagagcagaaaaaaaaaaatggtggccagggaagaagagggagggggaagtgcatagcagcagctgctgctgctgctgcaggctGACGTGGATGAAGACAGGGACAGATCTCAGTTCTGTCAGTGAGATTGCTCAGCTTTCAAAGTGCCTTTTTGACCTGCCTGGCGTTCTGACCCTTCACAGCCTACAGTAACCTCCACAGCATACACTTATGTCAGGTCACTTGCTAACAAAGGTGCCTGAGGCCTGACTGAGATTTAGACATTCCACAAGCTGCCTTCCCAAGGGCTGTGTACTGGTTggagtgggggaaaaaaagagtttgTGAGTAGAGGAACTTCGAAGGACTCCTGGGTAGGGGAGTCTCTCCGATGTTGCAGATGGGTTTGACTGTCAGGCTTGGGAGGACCTTCTTAGTGGGTTCTCTGGTTCCAGGGCCAGCATCCCGCTCTGTGGACCGCCTCAAGGAGATGATCAAAGCAGGGATGAACATTGCACGACTCAACTTCTCCCATGGCTCCCATGAGGTGTGGGGAAGAAGTCATGGAGGGTGGAGCTGGAGAATGCCCCAAGGTCCTGTTCACTTTGCCTTAAGATCCaggttttgttctctctctctctctctctctctctctctctctctctctctctcgctttctcTCTGGTAGTACCATGCAGAATCCATCGCCAACATCCGGGAGGCAACTGAGAGTTTTGCAACCTCCCCACTCAGCTACAGACCTGTGGCCATCGCCCTGGACACCAAGGGACCTGAGATACGAACCGGAGTCTTGCAGGGGGTGAGAAGCCTTTGGGTCCGAGCTGTCTGGGGCCTGGAGGAGCATGAGAGCCCTGGAGCAAGAGAGAGGGTCCCTACCCTGTCAGGGTCCACTTGCAAAACTCAGGCTTCTCTACCCACCCCACTCCCCTCCAGGGTCCGGAGTCGGAGGTGGAAATTGTGAAGGGCTCACAGGTGCTGGTGACGGTGGACCCGAAGTTCCAGACAAGGGGCGATGCAAAGACAGT carries:
- the Pklr gene encoding pyruvate kinase PKLR isoform X3; amino-acid sequence: MSVQENTLPQQLWPWIFRSQKDLAKSALSGAPGGPAGYLRRASVAQLTQELGTAFFQQQQLPAAMADTFLEHLCLLDIDSQPVAARSTSIIATIGPASRSVDRLKEMIKAGMNIARLNFSHGSHEYHAESIANIREATESFATSPLSYRPVAIALDTKGPEIRTGVLQGGPESEVEIVKGSQVLVTVDPKFQTRGDAKTVWVDYHNITRVVAVGGRIYIDDGLISLVVQKIGPEGLVTEVEHGGILGSRKGVNLPNTEVDLPGLSEQDLLDLRFGVQHNVDIIFASFVRKASDVLAVRDALGPEGQNIKIISKIENHEGVKK